tacgatcgttcgatttcacgggcgcgcacgcgatgtccaagacatcgCAATCGAATCCGAAACCACATTCGAGAGTTGCTTGTGCCAACCATCCcttcgttttcattaacgatatgattcccttcccttcaagtgcagccatcggaAAAAATTTTCGTTTGATTTTGccccaaaccgcaacttttatcgcccgcgactgctaccgaaaagcaacccaacgctgattaggcctagcctgcggttcggcatgttgtcgcgggaagtttgacCACGACAACATGAAGGTCGGACGTCGAAAAAATCGCACTCAGGCACTAACcacaagaacagcgcgcgtgatatgAAGTTAGTGTTAGCGGCCGGGAgctcaacggcgacaaaagctcgccaagctcgtttaagtccgcgcactggcagaaaaggcgaaagctcgcgtcatgaagccgcataacttttcaatttgcggacgaggtaccAAACGCGATATCtctagcaagtgtgataacgacgacgttTCCCTGACAGGAAAAGCGCACTTGGtggaggacgcgatcgtacgtttcCCCCGCGGAACGCGCTCTGACAAgggccttgccgccgccggtgcaaggcctactccgtcgcctaggcaccaccatccttccccactcggcgcgCCCGCAcacgctgccgcggtcttttttcCTCCCtcccgcccctcgttcgttcctgtgcgtgccctcgcccttcgtaacggacctacgtcgctccctccccagcggcgtacctccttgaGAACCGGCACTCGTACTGCGTTttttcagaaatattttcccgcaaccgcattataaacggtatttcatcttgggggactgcacaataagcggtatgcgtatacatgcggttctatgggagggtaaacgggagtctaAAAAGGACCGCATTATaacggtcctgcactatatgcggttacgttataattGGTCTGCACTGTAGATGGTTATAATGAACATTTCATAAAAACAAGCTATCATGGTGTTGAGACTTCGCTATAACATGGTTCTGCTGTACACACCCTGGCTTCAGGCAACAGCCATCAGCTCAAAACAGCAGTTCAAACAAAAGCAGCAAAAGCAGACAGAAGAGCCTTACCCCAGCTCTTCGTTGGGCAGGAAGCTAAGGTCTCCGTAGTTGACGTCGAAGTCGAAGTCCGTCGTGTAGCGGGAGAAAGTCATGACCTTCTTTTGCGGATAAGGGTTGTTCCTGTTTGAACAACACACGTCGCACCACCTTTGTGCTCTTGACGCCATCCGTGTCAACATCTCGGCTGAAGTCCACCTGCAGCCATCCAGCATGTAAAAAAAGTTTAAGAAGGCTATTCAAATATAAGGAGTAACTACGCCAGTTGCAACTCCGTGGACCCTGCAAACAGAAAAATCCTAccactggtatgtgccacagaaattgcggcAAAACCCAGCACCCACCACTGGTCCACGGAAATGTCACGAAATGAATgtggcaaaaagacgcatgctgctcaaatacCAAACCTAAAGGAGCACATGCTAAATTCAAAAGCGACTTTCTGTACCTTTCTGTACATTAATGAAAATTCTGTGTTGCCTCTGTGCCCTGTGCTACACAGCTTCAACGGTCGTTCACATTCACAGACTGGAATGAAttcttttttttccatctctAACCAAAGTAAATTCTCGAGTAGTACGTGGATAAAATCTGTGGAGCCACAAAATCAATGCAGTTtttacattattttttttaaacacgcaTGCAGTGCCATTTTAAATTGAAGTCAGGTTAGCCAAGGAGGTTGTAACAATAAACTGCTACGTTTCTGTGATTTGGTACACCATGGCTTTGCGTGTCAACTCGGGAACCGGCGCCACTGTGCAACGACCACAGCTCTCCTGCGGCAAAATGATTCGGAACAGTTTTTGCCCACATCAGTGTTTCTCTGAAGAATattagtacagtagaaccccgctgttacgttcctcactgctgcgttttcccggctgttacgtcgttttccgccggtcccggcatagctcccataggatacaatgtattgggaaccccgctgttacgtcgtaactgtcggaccgttcccgtatgatacgtcgcgaagtgcactcggagccgaccgagtgactaccaaagagagccgccatggtgcattttcacgcagcttggcctcgtttgaccgtaatattagccgcatgagaggcgcaagcaacagaatctttcaattgatgcaaacaaaagcatggccttcgagattcaaattgcaaagatggcgtctatgacgtaactgctcgcgaaagcaaggccttcgagattggcatttactattgacaaaagcatagcctttgagatttgtattgcacaaacatggcgtgtatgacgtaatgcatgcgaaagcaaggccttcgagattggcattcacttctgccatcgcgttggcgtagactcatcatcatcgttatttgtcggagagcgggaggagttcgagctggttggagctcgcacggtcgtgcgtgcggttcgcggtcggactcgccgcgccggtcgtgattgcgtgtgcttagttctttcatgcctacagctgttggtgttaaaagaatcacatacgttgattacatttctatggatgaggccgtcctaagctccacgTTTCTATCCATCAACTAGATTGCGGCTGAgcacgccaattttcgtgctgctcgtaagaattgaaataaaattctgtaccactaaatatttcgccgtttttcctgtttttcggctcttacgtttcccgtctcttacgtttatttcctacggtcccttcaaaaacgtatcagcggggttctactgtatacgcATATGCATTATTATCCTTCATATTTTGAGAGAAGTTAACCTTTCAGAGTATTTAATTGCAAATTCTCGAATAGAATAGCACCAGTCTTTTTTAGATTCATATTCCAAGTCAAGGGTATGAGACATACCCCAGATAGGGCTTCATAAAGCCTGCACTAGTTTCTGCctccaaaagaacaaaaaagatgaGCTTGAAGTACAACTGTTTTCAAGCATGGAAAGCTTTAAGGGGCAATTAAAGCTTTGAAGTGCTCataatttttttaacatagcTAGGATGCTAGCGAGAAGAATATTGGTCTAGTTGGCTAGCATTAGACATGGTGAACAATGCAAACAAGAATAGGGAGATAATCAGGACATGCAGAAAGTATCAACGAATGAGTTCCTTTTCCAAGTGGCAAGATGTACAGTACAATCTCGGTGATGCTAACCCAGCCCATACGAAATTCGGTCCaatacgaattcgtgaaattccccGTCCGAATTTCATTGTGTCCAATGGGCCAAAAATTGGAATGTTCCGAACACTTTCCTGCTTTGCGACGGGTGATACGAACTTGGGGTACCGAAACAGTCATGCAGCAGACAGCATGACTGCTCTGGAAGCTCCGTAAGTACACGCGGCCAGTGCACACCAAGTTGAAATTGTGCTTATAGTTTGCCACAGCCGCTGTGGATGAACCTGCAGTCGCTTTCAACGCAATTATGTACGGTGACAACGAAGCTGAAAAGTACAGGTGCATCCAACGCTGACCGAGTCAATGCAATGCtgcttgccgcaaccgctgcagaCAAAACCGTGGTAGACGCGATCACAGCAAcgacgcagttccgaaggcacgTGTGCGGCCAGCATAACTAACGCATACAGATTGAAAAAAACTACTATTTGCCGCAACCATTGCGCACGAAACCACAATCACCATCGATgtgatcatcgatagcgactacacAGCTCAAAAGGTATGCAGCTATCGCAGCACTAGATTCAATAAAGTCGTAAAAATGCACGAAGCGTTTCAGCATACCTGTCATTCGCTTATGACTATGGTGGAGCAGACTTTGGCACTTAATTTTCAGTTGCCTCAAGCGAAGCTTTAATGCATGCGTTCGCGGCAGTCGCCATCTTTTAGTGGTTCGTTCGCGTGTGTTTCAGAAAGACacatggtcgattccacgaatgATCAAAAAAACGGtttatacttgatgtttccgattttcctgataattttgtatgttgtgcacatatgactgcacagcatgaAATcggctgtcgtctgctcaggcagGCGTCTATGGAGCTGCCCTTTGCACCCGTCCGTGTAACGCATGCTACTctgtttacacgagtgcttgtagcgcgggcactcgatccgccacacgatccgcacggtgcggatccagagaccgggcgggagagcgacgagcggtgaaaaatgtatcgtgtaaccaatgtaatcgacaccccagcattttctcgtgcagagcgacaaagcctggcaaaccatgtgtggctgctgtgcttatgTTGCACTgcagtactcgccgttcaccactgtcgccatttgcgatttctcacattcttacaatgcatgatcgactcagctacacaaatatCGCGTTTAGctttgttgcttttatataagcgcatttactcaaaaaaaaaaaattatccagaggaatgaaaatgtccgtgctgcccgtcgacgaggaaataagtggtgtcgcaaatgcatttaattcgaacgatctttttctttgcagaacagttcccactttccgacaatagataaatactgttgtttagcgaagcttagagaagaaaaaagacgtgttactgtattttcttgttactagagatgtcctttatgCAGTAGCtgccacgctctggaaacacaatgtttgacattttctgcttttgttctaataaaaatgatgcaacatgttttttcatgatataattctgcagtcctttgagaacattttgggggactttgaacaaaattgagattggggtttttttattatagatttttgaatcgaggagcacttttgtctttttggtgtttcgagcatgaaaatttaatACAGtcgactcccgataattcgaagtcGCTTAATTGGAATTATCGGTTAATTGGAAGTGGAGTGGGGGTCCCGTCAGTTTTGCATGCAGTTCAACAGGAAGAAATTCTCGGTAATTGGAAGCTAGAGGTCtgaaatttcggttaattcgaattTATTTTCAATCGAATTCCCGGAGGAAATCGTAATGTTTGTTAAATTTCCTATTTTTGAAGTGCTAAGCAACAATGCGTGTGCGACGGGCACCCAAGGGCATCGCAGTTGACCACAGCGCCGCAGCTCAAAGCGTCAGCTGATGGCATCGCAGTTGCATGCAGCGCCCCAGATCACGGAGCGGCTGCTCCGGCGGTTCCGGTTCCGGGCCTCATTGTTGATCTCGTTACGGTCGTGTGCGGACTCAGCGTTTCCACGTGCGACGAAGCTCCACGTGCATTTACTATGGCAACTCGCGGGCCTTATCGGACGCCTGACTTGGCGACGAAAGTCAAAATTTTGAAAGAAGTTGAACAAGGAGGCACCGCCAAGCAAGATATTGCGCGGAAATACGGCATCAAGCCTAATACCCTGTCTAACATCCTGAAGAACAAGCGCTCGGTACTGGACGCATTCCAGTTCAAGATGTCTCGCAAGAGAATGCGCACCGGCGCCCACCCGGAGTTAGAGCAAGCGCTGCTCATGTGGATTCGGGAGGCTCGAAGCAACAGACTTCCTCTCAGCGGCGATATCGTTGCAGCGAAAGCGCCATCGCTTGCGATTATGCTAGGCATCGAGAACTTTGCTTCGTCCGATGGGTGGCTCACACGGTTCAAGCAACGCCACGACATGGTGTTTAAAAGCGTGAACGGGGAAAGGGCTGCCGTCAACGCTGCAACATGTGCTACGTGGAGGGAAAATCAGCTTCGCAAATACTTGGGAGAATATCGGCCGGAAGATATCTTCAATGCCGACGAGACAGCACTTTTTTACAGAATGTTGCCCGAGAAGACGCTGACCTTTAAGGACGATGACTGTGCTGGAGGGAAGCGTAGCAAAGAAAGAGTGTCGGTGCTTATAGCGGCGAACATGACGGGCACTGAGCGATGTCGCCTGCTCGTGATAGGCAAAGCTGCTAAGCCTAGATGTTTCAAGGGCGTGAAAACGCTGCCTGTCGACTACGCGTCTAACaggaaagcgtggatgaccgCAGACCTATTCAAGGATTGACTGACAAAATTGGATCGCAAGTTCGCGTTATCTAAACGCAATGTATTGCTCCTTGTGGACCAATGCAGTGCACACATGAATGTGCCGCCCTTGAGTGCAATACGTGTCGCCTACCTGCCAGCGAACACCATCGGTGTTACAACCACTGGACCAGGGGATCATCAAAAACGTGAAAGTACTGTACAGGAAGCATCTTCTTGAGCGGATGCTGTTGTGTATGGACAATGCATGTCAGTATGAGGTGAGCCTTCTCAGTGCTATCCATATGCTGGCGCGAGCGTGGGGTCGCGTAAAGGATGAAACCATTGCGAACTGCTTTAGGGCGTGCGGCTTCATTCCAAGTGGTGCAGATGATGACGCGTCTTGTACAGTGGGGGAAGAAGACACAATTGAGCTTGACGTCGACGGTCTCCTGCCAGCTCTCGGCGACGTCCCTTTCGAGGAGTACGTTGCCACTGACAGTTCGGTAGAAACGTGCGGTGCACTGTCGGACGCTGAGATCGTGGAGATGGTTCGGCCCAGCGAGCCTAGTCACGAAACTGAggttgacgacgacgacgccgcaagtGAGCCACTGCCGCGGGCTGCTGATGTAGCCGCAGGCCTTGCCCTCGCGCAGCGGTTTTTCACTGCTGAGAGCAACGCCGAGGAAGCACTCAGGCACATATACAGCCTGCAGGTCTTGCTTTCTGCTGCAAGATTCAGCAAACAGAAGCAAACGGCAATCACAGATTTTTTCTCATAAACTGCTTTGAAATAAATGTATTTTTCGTTCATTGTGGTTAATTGGaattccgcttaattcgaagtttTTCGCGGTCCCCGTGAACTTCGTATTAACGAGAGTCGACtgtactttgaaaattattagagaaatacaaatgcagaggttcattattcacataaaggcctattcatactgcaaatatgaacaagctaaggtgttcacagaagtagccatagcatcccaaatttgactgattttcaaaaacgcagcgtctttcgtgaatttttaaaaatacttaatttgctcagaattccatgaaatgataagagctatttcctctttacttctacttccgctaaaaagaaagatatttgtaatatatggcttcagtagctgccagcatggttccgaatttacgaaaacgcactcttcgtaaaatggtcgtcgtcaaccggcgacgcttgcagaattttcctgtgttgaaaaaattttttatttgaaaacgaactgcgatttcgtgctgtgcggtcatgtgtgcacaacatacaaaattatcaggaaaatcgggaacatcaagtatacaccattttttgatctttcgtggaatcgaccatatgCAAGTTCTTTCgatggaaataaatgttttgtgcataCTATATCGCGATTTGAAAACAATTTCGCGATTTGGCTAGTTTTTTGACGATACGAAATTTCGGGCGATGCGAATATTTTTGCTCCTCCTTAAGATTCGTATCACAAAGATTCTACTGTATCCAACGTGAACAAACACAGCATTCTTTAAGGATGGCACAAGAGTAATGACAACACATGCAAGCAGAGACTGCCAGCCAAATTGCCAAGCATCGCCTGTCGAGCAACTGCAAAAGTTGGTGGCCCAAATGTACCAGAGGGCCTAGGGCCTTCTAGTTTTGAATAAAGAAAATCAAACGGTTTTTTGCATTCATTTGCAGAGCTTGTTCTCATCTCCGCTTCAGGTGACGTCATATGAAAAATGGCAGCGCATGTGACCTTTCCATCAATCAGTGCAGCCCCATCTGGAATTATCAATGTACTATGTCAACAAGCCAGAACATATGGCCATGCATCTGCAACAGAAGGTCAAAAGGCTACTCTTGCAAATCTTATGACTGTACCTCCCGTGATATTCGGTTTATAAACAGTACCTAGAAGGGAAGCGGTTTAACGCAGGCTTGTATTTTCAGGATATTTTTGGCTTTCGAATGCACCAGAAACCCTTGACTGAGTCGAAAAGGTACCAAAGGCTTTCCACCTTTAGATTTGCCACTATCGAATTGTTTAGATCATGCCCATTATTCTGGATCTGTATACAACATACTATATCGTATCTACGCCTTGAAGGACCACCCcactttaaagtgcgaaaaacaataaaaaataaatctTCACAAAGCACCATGTGCATACCTGCATGCTAGATAATTCCACAAAGCGTTACTACAGAGCACCAGTTAGCATACCCCACAAGATTGCAAGGCATGCACCTGGCAAAGTTTTACAAAATATGGGCCTTATATTTGCAAATATTCAGCATTTTTGGATACAACAGACCACACTTCTCTGTTGGCTTCACCTATAATTGGATACAACATAAAAAGAGCAGCAGATGATTGCGTCGACCTCTAGAAATAGCGGGTTCAACGACCACCCACTTTATGATGTCAGCCTAGAGCAtgcgctcattggtgcaggcttgtatgcATCCTTAAGGTTGAAATACCGGTGCCTTCTCAAGTTGTACCCAATTATAAGTGCAAGAATACTCCAAGTTCCACCTTTAAAAGGACCAGCTGTATCAAACTATAAGTCTGAACAGATTGAACTCGAGAGGCAAATTTTCGTACAGGTGAGGCACATACACCTTATTTTGCTGTGGCAATGCCTGCACACGGCATTGCATTGCGTGCATGCACTGTTATACGTTGTGAATACGGAGTAAAATGCACATTACGAGTCAACACAGGTTACAGGTTTCCTGCTCTCAATGATATTCTGCACTTTTACATTTATGCAAGTGTCGTCCAAAACAAGCCCCTCATCACTAGACAGGCCAGGCATACCTGAATGGGGAACAGGCTGGCCTCCTTGACCTGGAAGAGCTTAACCTTGAAACCTTTGCTGAGGTAGGCGGCCTGATAGGCCGCGCCGAGCGCTGCTGCCTCATCTGCGTTGATGCTCTTGCCCAGTTCCCGGTTGCTTCCCAGAGCAGCGTGCAACTCTTGCTGCACACGCGGAATGCGGGTGCTGCCACCCACCACTATCACTTGGTCGATTTCACCCTGGAGAAAATGAGTAAATCATTCTAAAACCGACAGAAGTATTGGCTCAACACTATTTTCTTTAATATCGCTACCtggaaataaatgcagaaaagcTATTCACATGCTGCATATATTTACAAGCGCAGAAAGCAGTGGGCAAAATGGAAGCCAGCCCacataaaaacaaacaaagtAATACGTTGTATTCAGTTCTTCCACACACTGCTACGACATTTACATTTTTAATGTCAAATAGCAATATTGTGGTAAAGAGTTGAATACTAGAGAACAAAGTAAAGGTGAAAGTTCCATAATTCTATTTTCAAGATCCAAGCACCAGCAATACTACAGATCTcactattcctttttttttttgcatatgggCCATTGTTTCCTGGTAATTAGTTCTTGAAACATGCTAAGCGTTTGGCTCTTTTAGAATATGTGCACAAATTAGTTTTTGCCAATAAACATCTATCGATCCCaagcaaacagcataaaaatAAACATCACAGCAAGAGGCTGCGAAAACTTGGAAGCGTTGCCATATGCTTTAAATTTTCTACGCCTTCTCCATATTACCAGgcttcttttttacagcgaaagttgctTCCTTGGTATTATACCATGATAATCCACGAGCACAGCgcaaattacttttttttttatggctgcaTAGAGTAGCAAACAGCCGAGTCTTTTTCAAGCAAGTTCAATATTTTCATACTGTTCGAACTATGGGGACAATCATGCACAGGCATTAAAACCTACTGCTCACCAATGTCATGCCAGCAGATGACAGAGCCATGTGGATAGGTGCAGACACACGCTTGAACAGGTCATCGCAGATCTCCTCAAACTCAGGCCTGGTGATGGGGTGCTTGAAGTCCACATCTTCCATGACATTCTCAACCTGCAGAGAGAGAAAACCGTGGCTTTCTTCTCAAAGGAGTGTGTGTGGATTTCAAACAGATTGTATGCGCAAGGAAATCTGCATGCATCAGTTGTTAAAAAGGGCAATAATTGACAAGAATAACATGCATTTGGGAAAAAGGCTGCACAGAGCCCAAAAACATCAGGTTCGTTTCCACAAAAACCTACACCTCTGTTAATTAATGCTAACTACGCATGTTCTGAATGTCAATGGCCTTTTTTGTTGTCAGCAGTAGCATACGAGGCTTTTTGCTAGGCTCAGGTCTCCAGCTCTGTTTAGTAACCTAACTGAGTCTCTATGCTTTGAGGCCTCAAATGCACCTCTGGATCAGCCAGCTATTAAGGTTCTTACTGCTATTTCCCCTGCCAGTATTCTTCACTTTTATAGTAGAAGCAAACTCTAGCCCACAAAAAGGAAAAGGCTTGATGATCGCACCTGGGCCACGTGTTCAGTGTTGGCACTTAGGACTTTCTTGACACGATCGGCCTCCTTGAAGAGCTTGGCCAGGCCACGCTTGTTGTCAAACACATCCTGCTTCGTCTTCTTGAGCGCGCTGAATTCCCGAGCGAACCGTTCGCCCAATCGCAGCTTGAACTCCAGGCCACCCAGGAAACGATCATACCTGTCTCAAACAGAACAGCCAACTCTTCAGTGCTCATCGCTTCAGTGCCCCATCATCAATGAAGTATACATCATGCTCATTAACCATGAGTAGTATACCTTCTTTATTTAGCCAACTGCAGTATAAAGGCCGTGCTACAGAACAACTAGCATATTATGTGACTTGTGCTCATTGCGCACTAGCAAGTTTCATATTCACAAATGAGCAGTATGAGAAGCTTGAAGAAAACTGAGGGCAAGTTGATGCAGTTCCTTAAACATATGCTACTTACTCAGCTGTTGGAGATGCTGAACGTTAACAGAATAACGATTACATGACTTACAAAAATACAACGTGCAAAACAAAAACCCTAAAGAACATGTATGTATAGACCATTAGGCATTCCTAAGTTCACTTCAAAGAAGGTTCTTTCATAAAGTTAGGTCATGCAAAAGAGAAAGTTCAAAAAACAGGAGTCACGTGAAGAAAATAAATTTATACAATGGCACTATCTCTGTTTGTTGTTCAAGCCACTTACAAATACTATAGTACCAAGTTTTATGGTCAAGATTCTGCCACATTTATTGTGCAAGTATGCACTTCACAATTCAAATAAAAGCCCATCCACCTGACATTCACCAATATATACAGACGGTCCTTCGTACTGGCCACTCTTAGATGTCAGTCATGAAACAGGCAGATTTATCGCTCTGGCAGACATTTTATACCTGCACATATTAGCCAGCCTCAAATTTCAGAACCATGCTTTCTAGAAATACTTGCTTCTATTGGTGCTTATCTTTatcacacaacaataatcattGTACACTTTGCATCTTTGCATGCTTTCCTTTGCTTTAATGTTGCATGCCTGGTACTTGCATATCATGAATAGCAAGCAcgctttttatttatatttatatatgaaaaaaaaaacatgggaaggGGCGAGCATGCTATTAGTGCAAAATGGGATTCCTGATAAAAAAGTAGCAAGTGTAGAGTTCTCGGGAAATGAAACTCAGGCAAGCCAGACAACAGTCATTACTGCTTGACAAAAGGTGTTGCAAATGGTAATAACTACAATTTCTGGGGTTTTccatgccaaaaccaccatatgattatgaggcacgccatactGAATTTCTGGattgaatttcgaccacctggggttctttaatatgcacctaaatctaagtacgtgggcgttctttgcatttcacaccgaccaaaatgcggctgccgtggctgggaattgaacccgcaccctcgagcttagcaacgcgacaccCTACGTGCTTGGCTACCACGTGGGTCTGTCCCAGATGGTGCAACTGTTTTTAGAATGCATGCATTAAACATAAAGGACGCCCCCTAGTAGGCACTAGTACTCATCAGCATTAGCTGCCATAATCTACTAGAGCAACTCAAAGGAGCCTCACCCGACACCCTTGATGGAAAGCTGAGGCACGTGCTCGGCAAGAATCTTGTCCTTGGTCTTGACAGTCTGGTAGGCCACAATGGTGGCCGTGGTGCTGCCAGTACCCATGTCATAAAACAGAATGTGCACCGGCGTGTCGTTGAACTCCTTGCGGCGGAAAACACCGTAGTTCAGCGCAGCTGCACAAGGTTACGAGAAAGAGAAAGTACGCAGGTTAGCTAGCACACATTGCTGCACTTATTTTATCTTTCATTTGAGTTTTAAACAAGACCAAGGTGAAGTTCAAAAGCCTGAATTTCAGGAACCCTGATCTGCCTACAAGAATAACGCATTAGTTGTCTGATTAAGCAGCAAATGAAGCTGCACATGACAAGTAGTTGTAAAGCATCGTGTTACAACCCTCGTTGATGCCACGAGTAGGCGAGTGAGATCAGGTTACTACATGCTGTTCAAAAGGGTATTGACACAAAAACTTTCAGTTGTCTTTTTGTGTCACGTGATAGGCCAAGTCCTTAAGTTgctagaaaatgtactggcaagcgtgagtgcaccctgaaaaattagttacgacatgtttttaaaagctagtttcagttcctactgtaccctgacgtcacgacacggtacgGGCTTCTTGTTACGTGCTCACGCAAGATATCGCGACATTTCCACGGCTGCTCCACTGCATGGCTCCAATGGTGATGCACAAATTGCCAATTTGCACGTTTTGGTACCcgatgtcatcacaactagccatactggtgcgtgaagtcatcagaattgacactgtagcctgatgtcacactagtgttgatgtcagtaggtgcgccatgtgagtattgactttaatatcaaaataaaatgccTTATCaccattttctgagcttcacacttgctcagaactGTTTCTGTATacgggagatttgtatggcagagtgagCTCAGCTTCGAAAAGTGGTGTCAGTATGCCTTTAAGCTCACCTGGACATTATCTCATGGTCAGAAGAGTACGATCTAACCATCTCATGCACAGGTCAGCTCATTTTCCTT
This genomic interval from Rhipicephalus sanguineus isolate Rsan-2018 unplaced genomic scaffold, BIME_Rsan_1.4 Seq2726, whole genome shotgun sequence contains the following:
- the LOC119376909 gene encoding LOW QUALITY PROTEIN: hypoxia up-regulated protein 1-like (The sequence of the model RefSeq protein was modified relative to this genomic sequence to represent the inferred CDS: inserted 1 base in 1 codon; deleted 1 base in 1 codon) codes for the protein MQIHKRKTPVAIAFRDGERXFGEQAVSTGVRFPDKSYSHFLDLLGKERNSPVVKEFERRFPYYQLEADPKTGGVLFRHPENMTFTPEELLGMILAHAREFASNAAGQTIKDVVITVPAFFNQAERRALAQAANLGGLKLLQLIGANTAAALNYGVFRRKEFNDTPVHILFYDMGTGSTTATIVAYQTVKTKDKILAEHVPQLSIKGVGYDRFLGGLEFKLRLGERFAREFSALKKTKQDVFDNKRGLAKLFKEADRVKKVLSANTEHVAQVENVMEDVDFKHPITRPEFEEICDDLFKRVSAPIHMALSSAGMTLGEIDQVIVVGGSTRIPRVQQELHAALGSNRELGKSINADEAAALGAAYQAAYLSKGFKVKLFQVKEASLFPIQVDFSRDVDTDGVKSTKVVRRVLFNRNNPYPQKKVMTFSRYTTDFDFDVNYGDLSFLPNEELGKSFAEVVQQGAAPRRHQAAAQGVCTVKRMESPLYDIIVGNVPDHVRLMTQIQREERLAAAELDSDSTTR